One stretch of Miscanthus floridulus cultivar M001 chromosome 18, ASM1932011v1, whole genome shotgun sequence DNA includes these proteins:
- the LOC136520041 gene encoding haloacid dehalogenase-like hydrolase domain-containing protein Sgpp isoform X2, with protein sequence MAIPLSAPSRQLFPSRRFCSTSTGRCATRIPSTISLSKSCFSSWHTQIGYNNGVPIDDEFFIKNIAGRSDVDAAQNLFPDWPLEKGLKFLDDKEAKYRSLAKERLVPVKGLGKVVQWVKDHGYKRAAVTNAPRINAELMISLLGLSDFFQAVIIGGECEQPKPAPYPYLKALKELEVSAEHTFIFEDSPSGIRAGVAAGMPVVGLATRNPENSLMEAGAALLIKDYEDPKLWAALEEIDREEAKLKKGSA encoded by the exons ATGGCAATCCCACTGTCAG CTCCCTCGCGACAACTGTTCCCGTCCAGGCGGTTCTGTTCGACATCGACGGGACGCTGTGCGACTCGGATCCCCTCCACCATCTCGCTTTCCAAGAGCTGCTTCTCGAG CTGGCATACGCAGATCGGGTACAACAACGGTGTGCCGATAGATGACGAGTTCTTCATCAAGAATATTGCTGGGAGGAGTGACGTCGACGCTGCCCAGAACCTGTTCCCGGATTGGCCCCTTGAGAAGGGGCTCAAATTCCTGGATGACAAGGAAGCTAAATACAGAAG TTTGGCAAAAGAGCGCTTGGTACCTGTAAAGGGCCTCGGGAAAGTGGTCCAATGGGTCAAAGACCACGGGTACAAGCGCGCAGCAGTAACCAATGCCCCAAGGATCAACGCGGAGCTCATGATCTCCCTTCTGGGCCTCTCAGACTTCTTCCAGGCTGTTATCATTGGAGGTGAATGTGAGCAGCCAAAGCCTGCGCCGTACCCTTACCTCAAGGCTCTCAAGGAGCTTGAGGTGTCTGCAGAGCACACCTTCATCTTTGAG GATTCTCCTTCTGGTATACGGGCAGGCGTCGCAGCAGGAATGCCTGTCGTTGGTTTAGCGACAAGGAACCCAGAGAACTCCTTGATGGAAGCAGGAGCCGCGTTGCTCATCAAGGATTACGAAGATCCTAAGCTCTGGGCAGCGCTTGAAGAGATCGACAGAGAGGAAGCTAAGCTGAAGAAGGGCAGcgcatga
- the LOC136520042 gene encoding haloacid dehalogenase-like hydrolase domain-containing protein Sgpp has product MESGIGRVAPLEAVLFDIDGTMAISDPFHHRATSEMLLKVGYNNGVPITQEFGMAHMAGRSNEQIGRFLFPDWDQARLDAFFAEKEALFARYAGEGLREIAGLTPLCRWAADRGLKRAAVTNAPRANAELMISILGLSDFFQLVVTAEECERFKPFPDPYLRALDLLGVSPEHAIVFEDSTTGVQAGVAAGMPVVAIAEESRESKLLAVGATLVIRDYEDPKLWAALEKLDTAKPEAAAEANGTHTQL; this is encoded by the exons ATGGAAAG TGGGATCGGCAGAGTGGCTCCCCTGGAAGCCGTCCTCTTTGACATCGACGGCACCATGGCCATCTCCGACCCGTTCCACCACAGGGCCACCTCGGAGATGCTCCTCAAGGTGGGCTACAACAACGGCGTCCCCATCACGCAGGAGTTCGGCATGGCGCACATGGCCGGCCGGAGCAACGAGCAGATTGGCCGCTTCCTGTTCCCGGACTGGGACCAGGCGCGGCTTGACGCCTTCTTCGCCGAGAAAGAGGCGCTCTTCGCCAGGTACGCCGGCGAGGGGCTCCGGGAGATCGCCGGCCTCACGCCGCTCTGCCGCTGGGCCGCCGACCGCGGGCTCAAGCGCGCCGCCGTCACCAACGCGCCCAGGGCCAACGCCGAGCTCATGATCTCCATCCTCGGACTCTCCGACTTCTTCCAGCTCGTCGTCACCGCCGAGGAGTGCGAGCGATTCAAGCCCTTCCCGGACCCGTACCTCAGGGCGCTCGACCTGCTCGGCGTCTCGCCGGAGCACGCCATCGTGTTTGAGGACTCCACCACTGGCGTGCAGGCAGGCGTTGCGGCTGGGATGCCCGTGGTTGCCATCGCCGAGGAGAGCCGGGAGAGCAAGCTTCTCGCCGTCGGCGCCACGCTCGTTATCAGGGACTACGAAGATCCCAAGCTCTGGGCGGCATTGGAAAAACTGGACACCGCCAAGCCTGAAGCTGCTGCTGAGGCCAATGGAACTCATACACAACTGTAG
- the LOC136520041 gene encoding haloacid dehalogenase-like hydrolase domain-containing protein Sgpp isoform X1, producing the protein MAAPAPNGNPTVSSLATTVPVQAVLFDIDGTLCDSDPLHHLAFQELLLEIGYNNGVPIDDEFFIKNIAGRSDVDAAQNLFPDWPLEKGLKFLDDKEAKYRSLAKERLVPVKGLGKVVQWVKDHGYKRAAVTNAPRINAELMISLLGLSDFFQAVIIGGECEQPKPAPYPYLKALKELEVSAEHTFIFEDSPSGIRAGVAAGMPVVGLATRNPENSLMEAGAALLIKDYEDPKLWAALEEIDREEAKLKKGSA; encoded by the exons ATGGCCGCTCCCGCCCCCAATGGCAATCCCACTGTCAG CTCCCTCGCGACAACTGTTCCCGTCCAGGCGGTTCTGTTCGACATCGACGGGACGCTGTGCGACTCGGATCCCCTCCACCATCTCGCTTTCCAAGAGCTGCTTCTCGAG ATCGGGTACAACAACGGTGTGCCGATAGATGACGAGTTCTTCATCAAGAATATTGCTGGGAGGAGTGACGTCGACGCTGCCCAGAACCTGTTCCCGGATTGGCCCCTTGAGAAGGGGCTCAAATTCCTGGATGACAAGGAAGCTAAATACAGAAG TTTGGCAAAAGAGCGCTTGGTACCTGTAAAGGGCCTCGGGAAAGTGGTCCAATGGGTCAAAGACCACGGGTACAAGCGCGCAGCAGTAACCAATGCCCCAAGGATCAACGCGGAGCTCATGATCTCCCTTCTGGGCCTCTCAGACTTCTTCCAGGCTGTTATCATTGGAGGTGAATGTGAGCAGCCAAAGCCTGCGCCGTACCCTTACCTCAAGGCTCTCAAGGAGCTTGAGGTGTCTGCAGAGCACACCTTCATCTTTGAG GATTCTCCTTCTGGTATACGGGCAGGCGTCGCAGCAGGAATGCCTGTCGTTGGTTTAGCGACAAGGAACCCAGAGAACTCCTTGATGGAAGCAGGAGCCGCGTTGCTCATCAAGGATTACGAAGATCCTAAGCTCTGGGCAGCGCTTGAAGAGATCGACAGAGAGGAAGCTAAGCTGAAGAAGGGCAGcgcatga